The Exiguobacterium mexicanum genome includes a window with the following:
- a CDS encoding excalibur calcium-binding domain-containing protein codes for MKKLLRATIAGIALFTLSVAPSETVDAAPKKFKNCTELNKTYKGGVAKTKTTKNKGGKTKYKPYANSSLYEANKSKDRDKDGIACER; via the coding sequence ATGAAGAAGTTACTTCGTGCGACCATCGCCGGCATCGCGTTGTTCACGCTGAGCGTCGCACCGTCAGAAACCGTGGACGCCGCACCGAAAAAATTTAAGAATTGCACCGAACTGAATAAGACGTACAAAGGCGGTGTCGCCAAAACGAAGACGACGAAAAACAAAGGTGGTAAGACAAAGTACAAGCCTTACGCCAACAGTTCGTTATACGAAGCGAACAAATCAAAAGACCGTGATAAGGACGGTATCGCCTGCGAGCGCTAA
- a CDS encoding helix-turn-helix transcriptional regulator, which translates to MKVEENLIDIQEWTETTIETTIKVNPQFQIWLITNGQLDLLVNGTRSRLRSGMALILDRGQIVKVEPKGEPFRLVVISVEPFDLFSPSLAELYVTPHAETSRSKVLHPGEPGDKPVLDIIDKVIRSLKKKSSFALLDASLQLAVIWRYWIQQPQSRTKHHVQERMRLMLAYIHDHDTMKLTLEDIAATGGLSRAECCRYFTKWGDTSPLAYVQNVRMHRAARLVEESKEPIADLAHRLGYTSVSHFVQSFKKVHAVTPLAYRKRQT; encoded by the coding sequence ATGAAGGTTGAAGAAAATCTGATTGATATCCAAGAGTGGACTGAAACGACGATTGAGACGACGATCAAAGTGAATCCGCAGTTTCAAATCTGGTTAATCACGAACGGACAACTCGACCTGCTCGTCAATGGGACACGGTCTCGGCTCCGCTCCGGGATGGCGTTGATCTTAGACCGTGGACAAATCGTGAAAGTTGAACCGAAAGGAGAGCCATTTCGTTTGGTCGTGATCTCCGTCGAGCCGTTTGACCTATTCTCTCCGTCGCTTGCGGAGTTGTACGTGACACCGCACGCCGAGACGTCGCGTAGTAAAGTGTTGCATCCCGGTGAACCAGGAGATAAGCCCGTCCTCGACATAATCGACAAAGTGATTCGCAGCCTGAAGAAGAAGTCCTCGTTCGCGTTGCTCGATGCGAGCTTACAGCTCGCAGTCATTTGGCGCTATTGGATTCAACAGCCGCAAAGCAGAACGAAACATCATGTTCAGGAACGGATGCGTCTCATGCTCGCCTACATACATGACCATGACACGATGAAACTGACGCTCGAAGACATCGCAGCAACGGGTGGTCTGAGCCGGGCGGAATGTTGCCGCTACTTTACAAAATGGGGCGACACATCGCCGCTCGCCTACGTCCAGAACGTCCGCATGCATCGTGCGGCGCGCCTCGTCGAGGAGTCGAAGGAACCGATCGCCGATCTAGCGCATCGTCTCGGCTACACGAGCGTGAGCCATTTCGTGCAATCGTTTAAAAAAGTCCATGCGGTGACACCATTGGCGTACCGAAAGCGACAGACATAA
- a CDS encoding DUF1294 domain-containing protein codes for MELLLLYYIVTNFLAFMSFNLDKRRAKSGEWRISEQTLLILVWIGGAFGAYLAMRFFRHKTLKPKFRIGVPIAILVHAGVTGWFIF; via the coding sequence TTGGAACTATTACTGCTATATTACATTGTGACTAATTTCCTAGCGTTTATGTCATTTAACCTCGATAAACGTCGTGCTAAATCAGGGGAATGGCGCATTTCGGAACAAACGTTACTCATTCTCGTTTGGATCGGTGGCGCATTCGGGGCCTATCTCGCGATGCGGTTCTTCCGTCATAAGACGTTGAAACCGAAATTCCGCATTGGTGTTCCAATCGCCATCTTAGTGCATGCGGGTGTCACCGGTTGGTTCATCTTTTGA
- a CDS encoding alpha/beta fold hydrolase — protein sequence MNDPAKLGRGGLNLLFGFYHLDVSQLMRSLQVPTLLIYGDFVGLDDKEARLTKSAMMDLQRHELPITYIRMAGGHFVHWNPAFPIEQVRQFLQTEKASGL from the coding sequence TTGAACGACCCGGCTAAGCTCGGACGAGGCGGATTGAATCTGCTGTTCGGCTTCTATCACCTTGACGTGTCGCAGCTTATGCGTTCACTTCAAGTCCCGACGTTACTTATTTACGGCGATTTTGTCGGACTGGACGACAAAGAAGCCCGATTGACGAAGTCAGCCATGATGGACCTACAACGACATGAGCTGCCGATCACTTACATACGAATGGCAGGCGGCCACTTCGTCCATTGGAATCCTGCGTTCCCGATTGAACAAGTGCGACAGTTTTTACAAACTGAGAAAGCGAGCGGTCTCTAA
- a CDS encoding LysM peptidoglycan-binding and 3D domain-containing protein: MKKPLLTLTALAGLSLGVAAPASAASTHTVQSGDTLYRIAVNNGVSVNDIKQANGLNSNMIYPNQVLKLAKSEAKASSASKTYTVKSGDTLYRIATNNGVSVKQLMTWNGLNSDLIFPGQQFSVKGAKAASVANSAPAAKPKASTSAPVTKQSTSTTQTQAPASGKTMTVEATAYTPYCAGCSGITATGIDVRSNPNQKVIAVDPSVIPLGSKVWVEGYGEAIAGDTGGAIKGNKIDILMPTREQALNFGRKSITIKVLN; the protein is encoded by the coding sequence ATGAAAAAACCACTATTGACACTAACGGCACTCGCTGGCCTTAGTTTAGGAGTCGCTGCTCCAGCTTCGGCAGCATCAACACACACAGTTCAGTCTGGAGATACACTTTACCGTATCGCCGTGAACAACGGTGTATCAGTTAATGACATCAAACAAGCGAACGGCTTAAACTCTAATATGATTTATCCAAACCAAGTATTGAAGCTTGCGAAGTCAGAAGCTAAAGCTTCAAGCGCTTCAAAAACGTATACAGTAAAATCAGGTGACACGTTGTATCGCATCGCGACAAACAACGGCGTATCTGTCAAACAGTTGATGACATGGAACGGTCTTAATTCAGATCTCATTTTCCCTGGTCAACAATTCTCTGTAAAAGGTGCTAAAGCAGCATCGGTTGCGAACAGCGCACCAGCCGCTAAACCAAAAGCATCAACATCTGCACCAGTGACGAAACAGTCTACGTCTACAACGCAAACCCAAGCTCCGGCTTCAGGTAAGACGATGACTGTGGAAGCAACGGCTTACACGCCATACTGTGCAGGATGCTCAGGAATCACGGCAACAGGAATCGACGTCCGCTCGAACCCGAACCAAAAAGTCATCGCGGTTGACCCTTCAGTCATCCCACTCGGCTCTAAAGTATGGGTTGAAGGCTACGGCGAAGCAATCGCTGGAGATACTGGTGGCGCCATCAAAGGTAACAAAATCGATATCTTGATGCCGACACGAGAGCAAGCGCTCAACTTCGGTCGTAAATCAATCACAATCAAAGTCTTAAACTAA
- the cls gene encoding cardiolipin synthase, with product MITTEFILGILGIVLVILNVTFAVTIIFFERRDIGSTWAWLLVLFFVPLLGFFIYIFFGRLIKSNNFYQVDEERRHEYAEHVHNQLTELDAHGGLFASDPLLSKYRRLARLNLSSTNALVTYHNAIQVIHDGEQKFDALFHDIEVATKEINIQYYIIQNDPLGQALISALTRRAKEGVKVRLLYDAVGSRGLRRSHFKQLLAHGGEVKSFFPSRLGINFRVNNRNHRKLCIIDGEIGYIGGFNVGNEYLGTNRQFGYWRDVHLRMRGEAVRELLERFLLDWNRAVPTKHRAEKEDFIWPSILIETAKSPVQIVTSGPNSSTEHLKNMLVKMITEAKETIYIQTPYFIPDASFLDACRNALMSGTKIRLMIPNKPDHMFVYWATYTNAAELVRYGAEVYTYEGGFLHAKTLVIDGEVASIGTTNIDARSFRLNFEISALVYDEVVAQSVIDAFDRDLACADRLTVERYETRTKWIRFKESVSRLLSPIL from the coding sequence ATGATCACGACAGAATTCATTCTAGGCATACTCGGTATCGTATTGGTCATCCTCAACGTGACGTTTGCGGTGACCATCATCTTCTTCGAACGGCGCGATATCGGGTCGACGTGGGCCTGGCTACTTGTTTTATTCTTCGTGCCGCTGCTCGGATTCTTCATCTATATCTTCTTCGGACGATTAATCAAATCGAATAACTTCTACCAAGTCGACGAGGAACGACGGCATGAATACGCGGAACACGTCCATAACCAGTTGACTGAGCTCGACGCCCATGGCGGCTTGTTCGCCAGTGATCCGCTCTTATCCAAGTATCGTCGCCTCGCCCGCTTGAACTTATCCTCCACGAATGCGCTCGTGACGTATCATAATGCAATTCAAGTCATCCATGACGGCGAGCAGAAGTTCGATGCGTTGTTCCATGACATCGAGGTGGCAACAAAGGAAATCAACATCCAATACTATATCATCCAAAACGACCCGCTCGGTCAGGCGCTCATCTCGGCCTTGACGCGACGGGCCAAGGAAGGGGTCAAGGTCCGTCTGCTCTATGACGCCGTCGGCTCCCGCGGATTGCGACGTTCCCATTTTAAACAACTGCTCGCGCACGGCGGCGAGGTCAAATCGTTCTTCCCGTCACGCCTCGGTATCAACTTCCGCGTCAATAACCGGAATCACCGAAAGCTATGTATCATCGATGGGGAGATCGGCTATATCGGTGGTTTCAACGTCGGGAATGAATACCTCGGGACGAATCGTCAGTTCGGCTATTGGCGCGATGTGCATCTACGGATGAGAGGGGAGGCGGTCCGAGAACTGCTCGAGCGTTTCCTCCTCGATTGGAACCGTGCCGTACCGACGAAGCATCGAGCCGAGAAAGAGGATTTCATTTGGCCGTCCATCCTTATTGAGACGGCCAAATCACCGGTGCAAATCGTCACATCGGGCCCGAACTCATCGACCGAGCACTTGAAAAACATGCTCGTCAAGATGATCACCGAGGCGAAAGAGACGATTTACATCCAGACCCCTTATTTCATCCCTGACGCCAGCTTCCTCGACGCCTGCCGCAATGCGCTCATGTCCGGGACGAAAATCCGCCTGATGATCCCGAACAAGCCGGACCATATGTTTGTCTACTGGGCGACGTATACGAATGCGGCCGAGCTTGTCCGCTACGGGGCCGAAGTATATACGTATGAAGGCGGCTTTTTGCACGCGAAGACGCTCGTCATCGATGGCGAGGTCGCCTCGATCGGCACGACGAACATCGACGCCCGCAGTTTCCGACTCAATTTCGAGATCTCGGCGCTCGTATATGACGAGGTCGTGGCCCAGTCCGTCATCGATGCATTCGATCGAGACCTCGCATGTGCTGACAGGTTAACGGTTGAGCGTTATGAGACACGAACGAAATGGATTCGCTTCAAAGAGAGCGTGTCGCGCTTGCTCAGCCCGATTCTTTAA
- a CDS encoding alpha/beta fold hydrolase yields the protein MNRYHAEVMGSGTPVIFLPAGGFTGEEGRSLAEVLCDDFEVHLLDLPWFGRSEGIKQVVTSEQLADWVNDYVVTHRLGPVHVIAHSLGGAIALAFATHYPEHVERLVLLDQGHKAFPRVPLREYGVFGLVVPLLS from the coding sequence TTGAATCGTTATCATGCAGAAGTGATGGGAAGCGGGACACCCGTTATATTTTTACCGGCTGGAGGATTCACCGGAGAAGAAGGCCGTTCACTCGCTGAGGTGCTATGCGACGACTTCGAGGTGCATTTGCTGGATTTGCCATGGTTCGGGCGAAGTGAAGGGATTAAGCAGGTCGTGACGTCCGAACAGTTGGCGGATTGGGTCAACGACTACGTCGTCACACATCGACTCGGACCCGTCCATGTGATCGCGCATTCACTTGGAGGTGCGATCGCTCTCGCTTTCGCCACGCATTATCCCGAGCACGTGGAGCGGCTCGTCTTGCTCGATCAAGGCCATAAGGCGTTCCCGCGCGTTCCGTTGAGAGAGTATGGCGTGTTCGGCCTGGTCGTCCCGCTCCTGAGCTGA
- the bglA gene encoding 6-phospho-beta-glucosidase BglA yields the protein MKTLPKDFLWGGALAAHQFEGGWDADGKGPSVVDVLTAGAHGVARRITDKVEPDEFYPNHEAIDFYHRYKEDVALFAEMGLKCLRTSIGWSRIFPNGDDAEPNEAGLQFYDDLFDELLKHDIEPIITLSHFEMPLHLAREYGGFRNRAVVDHFVRFAEVCFDRYKDKVKYWMTFNEINNKMDVNNPLFLWTNSGVIVEDGENAREVMYQTGHHELIASALAVAKGKAINPDFEIGAMVSHVPIYPFSSNPDDVMLAEEMMRQRYFFPDVQVRGFYPSYALNEFEREGYSIPFLDGDEEILKNGTVDYLGFSYYMSTTVKSDVVADNSGDIVNGGLPNGVENPYIKSSDWGWSIDPVGLRYVLNRLYDRYQIPLFIVENGFGAVDEIVDGKIHDAARIDYLKAHIEQLKQAVVYDGVDLIGYTPWGIIDIVSFTTGEMKKRYGMIYVDRDNEGNGSMERMKKDSFDWYKHVIETNGEALAYEPSK from the coding sequence ATGAAGACATTACCGAAAGACTTTCTATGGGGCGGCGCTCTAGCCGCCCACCAATTTGAAGGCGGCTGGGACGCCGACGGCAAAGGACCGAGCGTCGTCGACGTGTTGACGGCAGGCGCCCACGGCGTCGCGCGTCGGATCACGGACAAGGTCGAGCCGGACGAATTTTATCCGAACCATGAAGCAATCGACTTCTATCACCGTTATAAAGAAGACGTCGCGCTCTTCGCTGAGATGGGCTTGAAGTGTCTCCGCACGTCGATCGGTTGGAGCCGGATCTTCCCGAACGGGGACGATGCGGAGCCGAACGAGGCAGGGCTCCAATTTTATGACGACTTGTTCGACGAGCTGTTGAAGCACGACATCGAGCCGATCATCACGTTGTCCCACTTCGAGATGCCGCTCCACCTCGCACGTGAGTACGGCGGGTTCCGCAACCGTGCCGTCGTCGACCATTTCGTCCGCTTCGCCGAGGTGTGTTTCGACCGCTATAAAGACAAGGTCAAATACTGGATGACGTTCAACGAGATCAACAACAAGATGGACGTCAACAACCCGCTCTTCTTATGGACGAACTCTGGCGTCATCGTCGAAGACGGGGAGAACGCACGTGAAGTCATGTATCAGACGGGGCACCATGAGTTGATTGCGAGCGCGCTCGCCGTCGCGAAAGGGAAAGCGATCAACCCGGACTTCGAGATCGGGGCGATGGTGTCACACGTGCCGATCTATCCGTTCTCGTCAAACCCGGACGACGTCATGCTCGCTGAAGAGATGATGCGTCAGCGTTACTTCTTCCCAGACGTGCAAGTGCGTGGGTTCTATCCGAGCTACGCCTTGAACGAGTTCGAGCGTGAAGGCTATTCAATCCCGTTCCTCGATGGGGACGAGGAGATTTTGAAAAACGGGACCGTCGATTACCTCGGTTTCAGTTACTATATGTCGACGACCGTGAAGAGTGATGTCGTCGCCGACAACAGTGGCGACATCGTCAACGGTGGTCTGCCGAACGGCGTCGAGAATCCGTATATCAAGTCGAGCGACTGGGGCTGGTCGATCGACCCGGTCGGTCTCCGCTATGTGCTCAACCGGTTGTACGACCGCTATCAAATCCCGCTCTTCATCGTCGAGAACGGATTCGGTGCTGTCGATGAGATCGTCGACGGGAAAATCCATGATGCGGCACGCATCGACTACTTGAAGGCGCATATCGAACAGTTGAAACAAGCGGTCGTCTATGACGGCGTCGACTTGATCGGCTACACGCCATGGGGCATCATCGACATCGTCTCGTTCACGACGGGCGAGATGAAGAAACGGTACGGCATGATTTATGTCGACCGTGACAATGAAGGCAACGGCTCGATGGAGCGGATGAAGAAAGACTCGTTCGATTGGTATAAGCATGTGATCGAAACGAACGGGGAAGCGCTCGCGTACGAGCCTTCGAAGTAA
- a CDS encoding AAA family ATPase, which produces MVQQWTTHLNDQVIGQSKAIKLSTIALLSGGHVLLEDRPGTGKTTLARSLATSVSAAFQRVQCTPDTLPSDILGMELFNPTTGTFERRTGPIFTSILLVDEINRTTPRTQSALLEAMQERQVTLGEVSLRLPDPFFVIATQNPFDGQGTFPLPQAQLDRFLFKLSLAPLSRESERRLLRNEHLSAAPFTLQQTELVEMQQTVRDVLFHDAMEDYLLDFVEALRHHRDIEVGPSPRATLAYTMAARAHAYMDGRDYVTPEDIRALALPILGHRIVLTVEASLKTKPSKLIKSVLETIPVPSEV; this is translated from the coding sequence ATGGTGCAACAATGGACGACACATTTAAACGATCAAGTGATCGGGCAGTCAAAGGCGATCAAGCTGTCGACGATTGCCCTCCTCTCTGGGGGACACGTCCTGCTCGAGGACCGACCGGGGACAGGAAAGACGACGCTCGCACGTAGCCTGGCCACCTCGGTCTCGGCCGCATTCCAACGGGTACAGTGTACGCCGGACACGTTACCGAGTGACATTTTAGGGATGGAACTGTTCAATCCGACGACAGGCACGTTCGAACGGAGAACGGGCCCAATCTTCACGTCGATTTTACTCGTCGATGAAATCAACCGGACGACACCACGGACGCAGTCGGCTTTGTTAGAGGCGATGCAGGAGCGGCAAGTGACGCTCGGCGAGGTGTCGCTTCGTTTACCAGACCCGTTCTTCGTCATCGCGACGCAAAACCCGTTCGACGGGCAAGGGACGTTCCCGCTGCCTCAGGCGCAGCTTGACCGCTTCTTATTCAAACTGTCACTCGCCCCGCTGTCACGAGAGTCGGAACGCCGGTTGCTGCGTAATGAGCATTTGAGTGCGGCTCCGTTCACGTTGCAACAGACCGAGCTTGTCGAGATGCAGCAAACCGTCCGTGACGTCTTGTTTCACGATGCGATGGAAGATTATCTGCTCGATTTCGTCGAGGCGCTCCGTCATCACCGGGACATCGAGGTCGGACCGAGCCCGCGGGCGACGCTCGCCTACACGATGGCAGCTCGGGCGCATGCCTATATGGACGGACGGGATTACGTCACGCCTGAAGACATTCGCGCGCTCGCCCTGCCCATCCTCGGCCACCGGATCGTCTTGACGGTCGAGGCGTCGCTCAAGACGAAGCCGTCCAAATTGATCAAGTCCGTTCTGGAGACCATCCCGGTCCCGTCAGAGGTGTGA
- a CDS encoding amino acid ABC transporter permease — MFEGVKWEAIFDVDLAVRSFPYLLGGLPNTLWISFVSMFFGLLLGLVLALGKLSPSRMLRFPSTFYISFMRGVPILIILFILYSGFPFIGIEFAALTAAVIGFSLNSAAYIAEIIRSAIRAVDPGQVEAARSLGMNKWLTLKGIILPQATRIALPPLSNVFLDLIKASSLAAMITVPEIFNKAKIVGGREFDYMTVYLVVALIYWGICTFMSFFQDWLERHFERYLDTPKR; from the coding sequence ATGTTCGAAGGTGTGAAATGGGAAGCAATCTTTGACGTCGACCTGGCTGTGCGCTCGTTCCCTTATCTGCTAGGCGGTTTGCCGAACACGCTTTGGATCTCATTCGTCAGCATGTTCTTCGGCTTGTTGCTGGGTCTCGTGCTTGCCCTTGGGAAACTGTCACCGTCGCGGATGCTGCGGTTCCCGTCGACGTTCTATATCTCGTTCATGCGGGGCGTGCCGATTTTGATTATCCTGTTCATCTTATATTCAGGGTTTCCATTCATCGGCATCGAGTTCGCGGCGCTGACGGCGGCGGTCATCGGGTTCAGTCTGAACTCGGCGGCCTATATCGCTGAGATTATCCGGTCGGCGATCCGTGCCGTCGATCCGGGACAGGTCGAGGCGGCCCGCTCGCTCGGGATGAACAAGTGGCTGACGCTCAAAGGGATCATCTTGCCGCAGGCGACGCGAATCGCGCTCCCCCCGCTTTCGAACGTGTTCCTCGATTTGATTAAAGCGAGTTCGCTCGCCGCCATGATCACCGTCCCTGAAATTTTCAACAAGGCGAAGATCGTCGGGGGCCGGGAGTTCGACTATATGACCGTCTATCTGGTCGTCGCCCTCATCTACTGGGGCATCTGTACGTTCATGTCGTTCTTCCAAGATTGGCTCGAACGGCATTTTGAACGCTATTTGGATACACCGAAGCGATGA
- a CDS encoding AraC family transcriptional regulator, with protein sequence MLESLNRLMDHIDQHLTEDITSEDITRIVGVSDYHFRRMFSYMAGMTLNEYIRNRRLSEANKDLIHGKSVTDVAYTYGYQSVDGFSRAFRDWCGFLPSEVIKNKIQKSFPKFTFYIDIKGGISMEFKLEHKPSFNVVGVSKRVPIQFEGVNNAIVELAQSITEQQRSEMHQLADLYPNQVLNVSYDFDEGYLDETGSLTHMIGFATTQDNPYEDLEQITIASNLWAVFPNTGPFPKTLQETMAKTYAEWLPTSGYELADLPSISFTKHDGPSDNVYSEVWVAVKPKTT encoded by the coding sequence ATGCTTGAATCACTGAACCGATTGATGGACCACATCGATCAACATTTAACAGAAGACATCACGAGTGAGGATATCACACGCATCGTCGGGGTATCCGACTATCATTTTCGACGCATGTTTTCCTACATGGCCGGGATGACGCTCAATGAATATATCCGAAATCGTCGGCTGTCAGAAGCGAACAAGGACTTGATTCATGGGAAATCGGTCACGGACGTGGCGTATACGTATGGATACCAATCCGTCGACGGGTTCTCGCGAGCGTTTCGAGACTGGTGTGGCTTTTTACCGTCTGAAGTGATCAAGAACAAGATTCAAAAGTCATTCCCGAAATTCACTTTCTACATCGACATCAAAGGAGGAATTTCAATGGAATTCAAATTAGAACATAAACCTTCATTCAACGTCGTCGGCGTGTCCAAACGCGTCCCGATTCAATTTGAAGGTGTGAACAATGCAATCGTCGAGTTGGCGCAGTCAATTACGGAACAACAACGAAGCGAGATGCATCAATTGGCGGACCTTTATCCAAATCAAGTGCTCAACGTGTCGTACGACTTCGATGAAGGCTATTTGGACGAAACGGGTTCACTCACGCACATGATTGGCTTCGCGACGACACAAGATAATCCGTACGAGGATCTTGAACAAATCACGATTGCGTCGAACCTGTGGGCCGTCTTCCCGAATACCGGCCCGTTCCCGAAGACGCTCCAGGAGACGATGGCCAAAACGTATGCCGAATGGCTGCCGACGTCTGGGTACGAACTGGCCGACTTGCCGAGCATCTCGTTCACGAAGCATGACGGACCGTCGGACAACGTCTATAGCGAAGTGTGGGTGGCGGTCAAACCGAAAACGACGTAA
- a CDS encoding DUF58 domain-containing protein produces MQLVSPRYLESGYMWLLFVVGVFTALYGNVFLASVIIGFSLYALIMPELLFRLAEYVHVEVTDELKLFPNDEETYTLKLISTAPVPLGVVRLSGYLHPTVESEAHAFWRQENFVGREAAVAYTLPLKAIKRGPIRMEAIGMEIRDPLRMFSLYKEDPLDRIGYVFPEFLPYPIPKRPPTLPGEEMVRHSAYRDPETFQSVAPYHGQPMRQLYWSAYAKTGELLARTEQPVQANEYVVVLDLLTKDGRALTHQMERLISQAAALCRDFEKENASYGLIVPTLTKEGITYDLAPGSGETHFRKVMTTLACLSERDFPLARSLFERKVAKYGGSQSILRLGGDGR; encoded by the coding sequence ATGCAACTCGTCAGCCCTCGCTACCTCGAGTCCGGGTATATGTGGCTCTTGTTCGTCGTCGGGGTGTTCACCGCCCTATACGGGAACGTCTTCCTCGCAAGTGTGATTATCGGGTTCAGCCTGTATGCGCTCATCATGCCGGAGTTATTATTCCGACTCGCTGAGTACGTCCACGTCGAAGTGACTGACGAACTGAAGCTGTTCCCGAACGATGAAGAGACGTATACGCTCAAATTGATTTCGACGGCGCCCGTGCCCCTTGGCGTCGTCCGATTGTCGGGTTATCTCCATCCGACCGTCGAGTCGGAGGCGCACGCCTTCTGGCGCCAAGAGAACTTTGTCGGTCGTGAGGCGGCCGTCGCCTACACGCTTCCACTCAAGGCAATCAAGCGTGGTCCGATCCGCATGGAGGCGATCGGCATGGAGATCCGGGACCCGCTCCGTATGTTTTCGCTCTATAAAGAAGATCCGCTCGACCGTATCGGGTATGTGTTCCCTGAATTCCTGCCTTATCCGATCCCGAAGCGCCCTCCGACGTTACCAGGCGAAGAGATGGTCCGTCATAGCGCCTACCGTGACCCGGAGACGTTCCAGTCGGTGGCGCCGTATCACGGACAGCCGATGCGGCAACTGTATTGGTCGGCCTACGCGAAGACAGGTGAACTGCTCGCCCGTACCGAGCAACCCGTCCAGGCGAACGAATATGTCGTCGTGCTCGACTTGTTGACGAAAGACGGGCGCGCCCTCACCCATCAGATGGAACGGTTGATCTCGCAGGCTGCGGCGCTATGCCGCGACTTCGAGAAAGAGAACGCGAGCTATGGGCTGATCGTCCCGACCCTGACGAAGGAAGGCATCACTTATGACCTCGCCCCGGGAAGCGGTGAGACGCATTTCCGCAAGGTCATGACGACGCTCGCCTGCCTGTCGGAACGGGATTTCCCACTCGCCCGGTCGCTATTCGAACGGAAGGTCGCCAAATACGGCGGCAGCCAATCCATTTTACGACTCGGAGGTGACGGACGATGA